The following are encoded together in the Arvicanthis niloticus isolate mArvNil1 chromosome 9, mArvNil1.pat.X, whole genome shotgun sequence genome:
- the Camk1 gene encoding calcium/calmodulin-dependent protein kinase type 1 isoform X1: MPGAVEGPRWKQAEDIRDIYDFRDVLGTGAFSEVILAEDKRTQKLVAIKCIAKKALEGKEGSMENEIAVLHKIKHPNIVALDDIYESGGHLYLIMQLVSGGELFDRIVEKGFYTERDASRLIFQVLDAVKYLHDLGIVHRDLKPENLLYYSLDEDSKIMISDFGLSKMEDPGSVLSTACGTPGYVAPEVLAQKPYSKAVDCWSIGVIAYILLCGYPPFYDENDAKLFEQILKAEYEFDSPYWDDISDSAKDFIRHLMEKDPEKRFTCEQALQHPWIAGDTALDKNIHQSVSEQIKKNFAKSKWKQAFNATAVVRHMRKLQLGTSQEGQGQTASHGELLTPTAGGPAAGCCCRDCCVEPGSDLPPAPPPSSRAMD, from the exons ATGCCAGGGGCAGTGGAAGGCCCCAGGTGGAAGCAGGCAGAAGACATTAGGGATATTTATGACTTCAGAGATGTTCTGGGCAC GGGCGCCTTCTCAGAAGTGATCCTGGCAGAGGACAAGAGGACTCAGAAACTGGTGGCCATCAAATGCATTGCCAAGAAGGCCCTGGAGGGCAAAGAAGGCAGCATGGAGAACGAGATTGCCGTCTTACACAA GATCAAGCACCCCAACATTGTAGCCCTGGATGACATCTATGAGAGTGGGGGCCACCTCTACCTCATCATGCAGCT GGTTTCAGGTGGAGAGCTGTTTGACCGAATTGTGGAGAAAGGATTCTACACAGAACGGGATGCCAGCCGCCTTATCTTCCAGGTGCTGGATGCTGTCAAGTACCTACACGACCTGGGCATTGTGCACCGGGATCTCAAG CCAGAGAACCTGCTGTACTACAGTCTGGATGAAGACTCCAAAATCATGATCTCCGACTTTGGCCTCTCCAAGATGGAGGACCCTGGCAGTGTGCTCTCCACAGCCTGTGGGACTCCAGGATACGTGG CCCCTGAGGTCCTTGCCCAGAAGCCCTACAGCAAGGCCGTGGACTGCTGGTCCATAGGAGTCATTGCCTATATACT GCTCTGTGGCTACCCGCCCTTTTATGATGAAAATGATGCCAAACTCTTTGAACAGATTTTGAAGGCCGAGTATGAGTTTGACTCTCCTTACTGGGACGACATCTCTGACTCTG CCAAAGATTTCATACGACATTTGATGGAGAAAGACCCGGAGAAGAGGTTCACCTGCGAGCAGGCCTTGCAGCACCCGTG GATTGCAGGAGATACAGCACTGGACAAGAACATCCACCAGTCAGTGAGTGAGCAGATCAAGAAGAACTTTGCCAAGAGCAAGTGGAAG CAAGCTTTCAATGCTACTGCTGTGGTTCGGCACATGAGGAAGCTGCAGCTGGGCACCAGCCAGGAGGGGCAGGGACAGACTGCTAGCCACGGAGAGCTGCTGACACCAACAGCTGGGG GGCCAGCAGCTGGCTGCTGCTGCAGAGACTGCTGTGTGGAGCCAGGCTCGGACCTGCCCCCTGCACCACCCCCAAGCTCTCGGGCCATGGACTGA
- the Camk1 gene encoding calcium/calmodulin-dependent protein kinase type 1 isoform X2, with protein sequence MPGAVEGPRWKQAEDIRDIYDFRDVLGTGAFSEVILAEDKRTQKLVAIKCIAKKALEGKEGSMENEIAVLHKIKHPNIVALDDIYESGGHLYLIMQLVSGGELFDRIVEKGFYTERDASRLIFQPENLLYYSLDEDSKIMISDFGLSKMEDPGSVLSTACGTPGYVAPEVLAQKPYSKAVDCWSIGVIAYILLCGYPPFYDENDAKLFEQILKAEYEFDSPYWDDISDSAKDFIRHLMEKDPEKRFTCEQALQHPWIAGDTALDKNIHQSVSEQIKKNFAKSKWKQAFNATAVVRHMRKLQLGTSQEGQGQTASHGELLTPTAGGPAAGCCCRDCCVEPGSDLPPAPPPSSRAMD encoded by the exons ATGCCAGGGGCAGTGGAAGGCCCCAGGTGGAAGCAGGCAGAAGACATTAGGGATATTTATGACTTCAGAGATGTTCTGGGCAC GGGCGCCTTCTCAGAAGTGATCCTGGCAGAGGACAAGAGGACTCAGAAACTGGTGGCCATCAAATGCATTGCCAAGAAGGCCCTGGAGGGCAAAGAAGGCAGCATGGAGAACGAGATTGCCGTCTTACACAA GATCAAGCACCCCAACATTGTAGCCCTGGATGACATCTATGAGAGTGGGGGCCACCTCTACCTCATCATGCAGCT GGTTTCAGGTGGAGAGCTGTTTGACCGAATTGTGGAGAAAGGATTCTACACAGAACGGGATGCCAGCCGCCTTATCTTCCAG CCAGAGAACCTGCTGTACTACAGTCTGGATGAAGACTCCAAAATCATGATCTCCGACTTTGGCCTCTCCAAGATGGAGGACCCTGGCAGTGTGCTCTCCACAGCCTGTGGGACTCCAGGATACGTGG CCCCTGAGGTCCTTGCCCAGAAGCCCTACAGCAAGGCCGTGGACTGCTGGTCCATAGGAGTCATTGCCTATATACT GCTCTGTGGCTACCCGCCCTTTTATGATGAAAATGATGCCAAACTCTTTGAACAGATTTTGAAGGCCGAGTATGAGTTTGACTCTCCTTACTGGGACGACATCTCTGACTCTG CCAAAGATTTCATACGACATTTGATGGAGAAAGACCCGGAGAAGAGGTTCACCTGCGAGCAGGCCTTGCAGCACCCGTG GATTGCAGGAGATACAGCACTGGACAAGAACATCCACCAGTCAGTGAGTGAGCAGATCAAGAAGAACTTTGCCAAGAGCAAGTGGAAG CAAGCTTTCAATGCTACTGCTGTGGTTCGGCACATGAGGAAGCTGCAGCTGGGCACCAGCCAGGAGGGGCAGGGACAGACTGCTAGCCACGGAGAGCTGCTGACACCAACAGCTGGGG GGCCAGCAGCTGGCTGCTGCTGCAGAGACTGCTGTGTGGAGCCAGGCTCGGACCTGCCCCCTGCACCACCCCCAAGCTCTCGGGCCATGGACTGA